CTGAAATTAGGCTCCACCGAACCCATCTATGCCGCTAAGAATGAAGATCGCTGCAACGCCCAAACCAGCCCTGGTCACTGGCGATTGATTGGTGAATGATTTATCAAAACGGATGCCTTTGAATTGCCTTAAAACACGACGGATTTGAAACTCCAACGGTTCCAAGAACTCTCCCCGGAATTGCCCATTCGGCTGAAAACGCTTTGAGCAAATCTAGACGACGGCTGAAGTCCCGCGAAGCAAGTGACCAAAGCTGCTTTTCCAACCGACATTACTGCCTGGTTATCACACCCTTGCAAACTTTGGGCCAATTGCTAAACTATCTGTCTAAAATATTGGCGTATTTCAATTAAGGCAATTCTCATAGGCCCAGAACCCTGAGGCAGAGGCTATCTAAGTGGAGACGAGTACCGCAGGGCAGGCATACTTGCTTGCCGTGCAGTGTGTCTTGGCGGGCAGGAATGCCTGACCTACTTAGTGCATGAAGCTGGCTGCGTGTGGCGGTCTGGCCGGGAGGAAATTTCAAGGCAGATGTCAATTACCAAAGAGCGGAAGCAAGAGTTGATCGGCAGCTACAAGGTCAAGGACAACGATACTGGATCCCCGGAAGTTCAGGTGGCCCTACTAACGTCGCGTATCGCCGAACTAACCGAACACCTGAAAACACACGGCAAAGACTACTCCAGCCGCCGAGGTCTCTTGGCGATGGTGAGTAAGCGCCGACGGTTGCTGGATTATCTCAAAACCGTCGATCCGCAGCGCTATCTCGACATCATACGCAAGTTGGAAATTCGCAAGTAGGCTTGCTCTCGTGTCGCGAATTCGCGCCGAAGTATGGCCGCTGGAAAAGCGACATCGTCCGTGGTCCGTTAGTCCGTAGTATTTGCAAGCGACTGCTGACAACCGACGACCGACAAAATCACCAGACACAAGACACTTCATATAAAGGAAGATCCATTGAAATTCCGCGTAGAAAAACAAATCGGCCATAGTCTATTTTCAATCGAAACCGGTCAACTCGCCAAGCAAGCGGCCGGCAGTTGCCTCGTGCGGTATGGCGATACCGTCGTGCTCGTCGCTGCAGCGACCGGCGCGCCGCGCGCCGGCACCGATTTCTTTCCACTCACGTGCGATTATCGCGAACGCACTCCGGCTGCCGGCAAGTTTCCCGGCGGTTTTTTGAAGCGAGAGGGCCGGCCGACGATGAAGGAAACGCTCACCGCTCGGCTGATGGATCGACCGATTCGCCCGCTGTTTCCCGCCGGCTTTTTTGACGAAGTGCAAATTCAAGCCTTCGTAATGGCCAGCGACCGGCAAAACGATGGCGATGTGCTGGCGATGAACGGCGCGTCAGCGTCGCTCATGCTTTCGCAGCTTCCCTTTCAAGGTCCCATCGCCAGTGTGCGCCTCGGCTATATCCGCGGCGAATTTGTCGCGTTTCCGACACACGACCAACTCGAAGAGAGTGAACTCGATCTGATCGTTTCCGGCAGCCGCGATGCCGTGCTGATGATCGAAGGCTTCGCCCGCGAAATGCCGGAGGCCACGATGGCCGATGCAATGGTGGAGGCTCATCGGGTCATCAAGGAAATTATCGCCCTACAAGAAGAATTAGTGCAAAAGGCCCAGATTGCCAAGCCGGAATTCGTGGCTGCGCCGGACGATGGTTTATACGACAAGCTAAAGGGGAGATACTACGACCAATTCAAAGTCGCCAAGCAAACCGAAGGAAAGCAGAACCGCGCGGCTGCGGTTAAATCGCTGAAAGAAACAGCAGTGGCGGCGCTAATTCCCGACCCTGCCGCCGAGGGCGCCATTTGCTCGATGGCGCTCGACGCAGCCTGGCATCATTTGGAAGAGCGCGTGGTGCGAGATTTGATACTCTCCGGCACTCGCGCCGACGGCCGCGACAGCAAGTCACTGCGGAATATCGAATGCATGGTCGATGTGCTGCCGCGGGTGCATGGCTCAGCGGTATTTCAGCGAGGTGAAACCCAGGCGGTGATTACCGTCACGCTGGGCACAACCAAGGACGAGCAGCGGGTCGACGGGCTATTCGAGGAATACTCCAAGCGATTCATGCTCGATTATTACTTCCCGTCATTTTCGGTTGGCGAAGTGAAGCCGATTCGCGGCCCCGGTCGGCGGGAAATCGGTCACGGAGCTTTGGCCGAGCGGAGCGTGAAGCCGGTCATCCCCGGGCCGGAAGATTTCCCCTATACGATTCGAGTAATGTCCGACATTTTTGAATCGAATGGCTCTAGTTCGATGGCCAGCGTCTGCGGCGCGGTTTTGGGATTGATGGCGGCAGGAGTGCCGATCAGCAATCCGGTGGCAGGTATCAGCATTGGTCTGGTGAAGGAGTCGGACAGCCAGTGGACGCTACTGACAGATATCATTGGCGACGAAGATCACTTTGGCGATATGGATTTCAAAGTCGCCGGCACGCAAAACGGCATCACGGGCATTCAACTCGACCTAAAGATTGCCGGCATTAGCCAGGAAATTATCGTCGCCACGCTACAGCAAGCGCGCGAAGCGAGGATTCAAATCCTGCGGAAGATGCTCACCGCCATTCCGCGTCCGCGGACGGAAATTGCCCCGACGGCTCCACGGCTGCTGCGGACCAAAATCGATCCCGAAAAAATCGGCGCGCTCATTGGCCCGGGCGGCAAGATCATCCGTGGCATTCAAGAGCGCACCGGCGCGGTCATTGAAGTGGACGACGACGGCACAGTAGTGGTGGCCTGCGACGATGCGGCTGCTGCCAAGAGCGCCATGGATCAGGTCGAAGCCATCACCGCTTCGGTGCAAATCGGCAAGATCTACGAAGGCCGCGTCACGAGCGTCAAGGATTTCGGCGCATTTATCGAGATTTTGCCCGGCAAAGACGGACTCTGCCATATCAGCGAACTGTCAGAAGAATACGTCCGCAGTGTCAACGACGTAGTGAAAATGGGTGAGTTCATCCAAGTCAAAGTAATCGCCATCGACGATCAGGATCGCGTCAAGCTGAGCCGCAAGCAGGCAATGCGGGAGCAAGCCGAGCAGGGAAAAATCTAATCCGCAGTCTCATGATTGCAAAATGAACGGGTGTAGGAGTGAAACAGGCATGGCCTTGTTGCCTCACCCGTTTATCACTATGCCCCTTCATCCGTTCATGCCATGCTCGAACCTGCCCTGCCGATCGGCGGCGGACCTCGCAGCGCGGCGGATCAATACACCGAGTTAGCCGTGCTGGCCGGCGGGCTGGCGCACGAGATCAAGAATCCGCTGTCGACGATTCGGCTTAACATGGAATTGTTGGCCGAGGATTTCAGCGATCCAAAGACACTCGCCGAGCGGCGAGCGGTGGCAAAAGTGCAGCTCGTGCAAAGCGAATGCGTGCGGCTCGAAAATCTGCTCAACGATTTTCTGCGGTTTGCCCGGTTGGGGCATCTCGATTTGCAGCCGGCGGATCTGAACACCGAGGTGGTTCGCGCGCTCGATCTGTTCCAGCCGCAGGCGGACGAAGCGAAGATCGACGTGATTCGCTATCTCGATCCCGAGTTGCCGAAAGTGCTGCTCGACCGCGAACCGTTTCAGGCTGCGCTGCTGAATCTCATTTTGAACGCTCAGCAGGCAATGCTCGGTGGCGGGCAGCTAGTCGTTCGCACACGCGAATTGCCGGGGCTTGTTGTGCTCGATCTCATCGATACCGGCGGTGGAATTGAGCCGGAAGTGCAGCAAAAAATGTTCGAAGCATTCTACTCCACCAAGCCCGCTGGTAGCGGCTTGGGATTGCCGACGACGAAAAAGATTATCGAGGCGCATGCCGGCAAAATCGCTATCGAAAGTGAAGCGGGCCTTGGGACCAAAGTGGCCGTCTTGCTGCCGACGCCGGCAAGAATCGGCGGAGCCGATGGTCGAAGGTAGCGAAATGCCGCTTCAAGCTTGTCGCCCGCAGCTTCCAAGCCTCGAAATTCTGTTCAGGGAATCATCTTTCGATCTGCCCACGGAAAGGGCTTTGTCACCAGTCGCCGGTCGATGAAAATCATGATCTTATCAGCCAGTCCAAAGTTCTCGGCCGCCAGCAGTTTGGCGCCTTGCAGGTTTGTCGGCAGCACCTCAATGTAAAACGCCTGCTTTTCCTTGGCTTGATCTGGAGGCGGTTCCGGCAGCCATTTGTCCAACTGGTTCGCCACCGCCTTGGCATCGCGCACATCCGGTTCTTGCTCGCCGTAGACGACCAGCCAGGAAATCTTGTCGACGATGTCGCGCTTTCCCAGCGCCGGCATGATCGTCAAGCCGCGAACCGTCTTGGGCGGCGACAGTAGCACAATCGCTTTGACATCTTGACCTTGCTTGCCAACTGCCAGCGGCGGCCAGCTCCAATCGACGATCGCCCAGTTTACGGCAACAATCGCGCCCAAGTCGGCTCCGACGATGCACAACTTGTTAATATTCAATTCCCCTTTGTTGTTCAAACTCATCAGGAAACGTTTGCACGATTCCACGTCGTAGAGAAACATACCCTCGAAATCCGCCCGATTGAGGCGCGCCGGTTCAATGATTCGCTCTCGGCCATTGGGCAACGTCTGTCGCGTGCTACCACCGTGGCCGCGCAAATCGAGTGCAATGGCTGCGTGCCCGGCGTCTTGTAGTCGCTCGGCCAGGCCTTTCATGTCGGCCTGACTCCCCTTGTAACCGTGGAGCAAGATCACAGGAACGACGTCTTTGCCGGGTTTGTTGGGCGGATAGAAGGTCGCGGCAAGCTGCACGCCGTCGCGTGTTTTGGGAGCAATTTCCTGCGGAGCCTTTCGCTCTTCGGCTTTGTTCTGGGCCGGTGTCGTTTTGGCAATCGACGCGCATAGCAATGCCGCTCCAACCCACGCCATCAATCCGCGCCGACCGCGCCACGCCATCATTTGCCAACCCTCAAAATGCGAATAACTGTTTTCCAATCGACGATGCTGACCTTTTGGTCTTCCTGTATCGTAGATATGGAGCGCGGCTACTGCAAGTTTGCGTCGCCGGCGAAGTCCGCGTGCGAATCGTGAGGGTAGAAATTGCGGCTAATTTGCTCAGCCAGCACACCCAGAAATTGGCGGCGAAAGTCGGATTCCAATCGTTCGGAAATCGGAATCGGCGTGTGATTGGGAAAGGTTGAGGGAATCTGCTGCGTAAATACGCGATTGCCGCCGTCGTTGACGTCGATGACGGCCAAGTTCACGGCCGCCTGGCCTTGCAGTAGCGTAGGCCCCTGGTGCAACTGAAACTGCTCCAGGTCGATGCCTACCACCATGTCGGCCTTCATCGCCTTGCCGACTTCAATGTAGCTGTGCCAGTTGTTTTCGTCGACCCACTCGGCGATCTCACGCTCGTCCACCAGCTTGATCTTCTTCACGCCTTTTTCGAGGCGCATGGCAACTTGGCGCGACAACTCGCGCGGCACGTTCGGCCCAGAAAACTGCAACTCGACGACCGGTCGACAAACGACGACGACTCGCTTATTTTCCAAGCCCTTAAACTGGGCGGGAATATCGTTGGGGCGGATTGTGTTAATAGCCAATGCCAACGCGCCGCAACCAGTCAGCGACCCACAAGCCAGAGCGCACAACAATGCCACACAACCCCACACGGGAAGAGAGCGGAAGCGTTCCATCGCGGTCCCTCGAAATGATAGCACGGGCGAGAAGAGGTTCGGAGGATAGCGATCGGCGACACAGGCGGCAAGAGTGATTTTTGAATGATCGCAGGTGATAGCAGATTTGAAGGCAACGCAGTTTGCCTCAATGAGTTCATTCTGACGCGATTGCCCTGAGCCACGGTTAGAGCCGGTCGAGCGATTGGGGCGAACGAATCATGACGTCGGTGACCCATCCTGTTTCACCGGCCGACCAGTAGTATTCGAGCCGCTGATCGCCGAACAGTATGGCATGCGCGAAGTGGACGCGTCGGAACAAGCGATTGAGCATCCCACCCTTCTAGATGTCGCTACGCCCCGTATTTCCCCATTCGCCCGGCATTCGATAGCGCTAGCGGCATGAGGTATTTCGCTTCAAATTGTCCCAACCCGCCGCGCACGCATTCCGCTTCGCCAAACTTTTGACAGGCATCGCTGCGGCAGAAATCAGAAACCAACAACGTCGGCACCGGATGCCAACTGTGGCTCTTGAGCTTGCTCGGCGTGCTGTGATCGCCCGTGACGATCAGCACCGTCGGGTTAAGCGCCGTCACTTGCGGCAGAGTGGCATCGAGTTCTTCGATTCGATTTACTTTGGCGGCAAAGTTGCCGTCTTCGCCGGTGCTGTCGGTGTATTTGAAGTGGATAAAGAAGAAATCGTACTTCAACCATTTTTCTTGGAGCACTGCACATTGCTCGTCGAGTGTTTGAGCTTTACCGACAATTTCCATGCCGACGAGTCGGGCCAGGC
The sequence above is drawn from the Pirellulales bacterium genome and encodes:
- a CDS encoding sensor histidine kinase, yielding MLEPALPIGGGPRSAADQYTELAVLAGGLAHEIKNPLSTIRLNMELLAEDFSDPKTLAERRAVAKVQLVQSECVRLENLLNDFLRFARLGHLDLQPADLNTEVVRALDLFQPQADEAKIDVIRYLDPELPKVLLDREPFQAALLNLILNAQQAMLGGGQLVVRTRELPGLVVLDLIDTGGGIEPEVQQKMFEAFYSTKPAGSGLGLPTTKKIIEAHAGKIAIESEAGLGTKVAVLLPTPARIGGADGRR
- the rpsO gene encoding 30S ribosomal protein S15 codes for the protein MSITKERKQELIGSYKVKDNDTGSPEVQVALLTSRIAELTEHLKTHGKDYSSRRGLLAMVSKRRRLLDYLKTVDPQRYLDIIRKLEIRK
- a CDS encoding alpha/beta fold hydrolase, yielding MMAWRGRRGLMAWVGAALLCASIAKTTPAQNKAEERKAPQEIAPKTRDGVQLAATFYPPNKPGKDVVPVILLHGYKGSQADMKGLAERLQDAGHAAIALDLRGHGGSTRQTLPNGRERIIEPARLNRADFEGMFLYDVESCKRFLMSLNNKGELNINKLCIVGADLGAIVAVNWAIVDWSWPPLAVGKQGQDVKAIVLLSPPKTVRGLTIMPALGKRDIVDKISWLVVYGEQEPDVRDAKAVANQLDKWLPEPPPDQAKEKQAFYIEVLPTNLQGAKLLAAENFGLADKIMIFIDRRLVTKPFPWADRKMIP
- the pnp gene encoding polyribonucleotide nucleotidyltransferase — protein: MKFRVEKQIGHSLFSIETGQLAKQAAGSCLVRYGDTVVLVAAATGAPRAGTDFFPLTCDYRERTPAAGKFPGGFLKREGRPTMKETLTARLMDRPIRPLFPAGFFDEVQIQAFVMASDRQNDGDVLAMNGASASLMLSQLPFQGPIASVRLGYIRGEFVAFPTHDQLEESELDLIVSGSRDAVLMIEGFAREMPEATMADAMVEAHRVIKEIIALQEELVQKAQIAKPEFVAAPDDGLYDKLKGRYYDQFKVAKQTEGKQNRAAAVKSLKETAVAALIPDPAAEGAICSMALDAAWHHLEERVVRDLILSGTRADGRDSKSLRNIECMVDVLPRVHGSAVFQRGETQAVITVTLGTTKDEQRVDGLFEEYSKRFMLDYYFPSFSVGEVKPIRGPGRREIGHGALAERSVKPVIPGPEDFPYTIRVMSDIFESNGSSSMASVCGAVLGLMAAGVPISNPVAGISIGLVKESDSQWTLLTDIIGDEDHFGDMDFKVAGTQNGITGIQLDLKIAGISQEIIVATLQQAREARIQILRKMLTAIPRPRTEIAPTAPRLLRTKIDPEKIGALIGPGGKIIRGIQERTGAVIEVDDDGTVVVACDDAAAAKSAMDQVEAITASVQIGKIYEGRVTSVKDFGAFIEILPGKDGLCHISELSEEYVRSVNDVVKMGEFIQVKVIAIDDQDRVKLSRKQAMREQAEQGKI